One Bos indicus isolate NIAB-ARS_2022 breed Sahiwal x Tharparkar chromosome 10, NIAB-ARS_B.indTharparkar_mat_pri_1.0, whole genome shotgun sequence DNA window includes the following coding sequences:
- the SUSD6 gene encoding sushi domain-containing protein 6 isoform X2 gives MCSLPPEPENGGYICHPRPCRDPLNSGSVIEYLCAEGYMLKGDYKYLTCKNGEWKPAMEISCRLNEDKDIHTSLGVPTLSIVASTASSVALILLLVVLFVLLQPKLKSFHHSRRDQGVSGDQVSIMVDGVQVALPSYEEAVYGSSGHCVPPADPRVQIVLSEGSGPSGRSGMREPHPQDQGACSSAGSEEEAPGQSGLCEAWGSRGSETVMVHQATTSSWVAGSGNSRAAHKEAPDSENSDIQSLASEDYTDDIPLLKEA, from the exons TGTGTTCCCTGCCACCGGAGCCAGAGAATGGTGGCTACATCTGCCACCCCCGGCCCTGCAGAGACCCCCTGAACTCCGGCAGCGTCATTGAGTACCTGTGTGCCGAAGGCTACATGTTGAAGGGTGACTACAAATACCTGACGTGTAAGAATGGCGAGTGGAAACCAGCCATGGAGATCAGCTGCCGTCTCAACGAGG ACAAAGATATCCACACTTCGCTCGGGGTCCCCACGCTGTCCATCGTGGCTTCCACTGCCAGCTCCGTGGCGCTCATTCTCCTCCTCGTGGTGCTGTTTGTGCTGCTGCAGCCAAAGCTGAAGTCTTTCCATCACAGCCG GCGTGACCAGGGAGTGTCCGGGGACCAGGTCTCCATCATGGTGGACGGAGTCCAGGTTGCGCTCCCGTCGTATGAGGAGGCTGTATACGGCAGTTCTGGTCACTGTGTGCCGCCAGCAGACCCCAGAGTGCAGATTGTGCTGTCAGAAGGGTCTGGGCCCAGCGGGAGGAGCGGGATGAGGGAGCCGCACCCGCAGGAccagggggcctgttcttctgcAGGCAGCGAGGAAGAGGCCCCGGGCCAGTCTGGACTGTGTGAAGCCTGGGGCTCTCGGGGCTCAGAGACTGTGATGGTGCACCAGGCAACCACCTCTTCCTGGGTGGCCGGCTCAGGGAACAGCCGAGCGGCACACAAAGAAGCCCCGGATTCAGAGAACAGTGACATACAGAGCCTCGCGTCAGAGGACTACACAGATG ATATCCCACTGTTGAAAGAAGCATGA